The DNA sequence CCTGGGTGAGCGCGTGGGACAGGCGGGTGTGGGAGTACAACCTGGCCATCGCCGAAGAGGCGGTGCGCGCCGGCTTCACCGAGGTGCAGTTCGACTACGTGCGCTTCCCCGAGGCGTACCGCTCGCTCCCGCGCCAGGTGCACCCGCAGGCCGCGGGCGAGCGCACCGACGCCATCGCCGGCTTCCTGGCCGAGGCGGGCCGCCGGCTGCGCCCGCTGGGGGCCACCGTCACGGCCGACCTCTTCGGGCTGTCGATGAACGAGGCGGCCGATGTCGGCATCGGCCAGCAGTGGGAGCGCATGTCGTCCACCGCCGACGCGGTGCTGCCGATGGTGTACCCGTCGCACTACTTCCCCACGCACCTCCCCGGCATCCGCCGCCCGAACCGGATGCCGTACGAGACGGTGTTCACCTCGGTGGGGATGGGCGTGCTGCGCAACCGGCGGCTGGAGGCGGCGGGGGTGGAGCCGGCGCGGATCGTCCCCTGGATCCAGGCGTTCACGGCCACCTGGAACGACCGCGGCTACCCGTACGGCTCCGCACAGGCCCGGGCGCAGATCGAGGCCGTGCACGACCTGGGGCTGGAGGACTGGATCTTCTGGCACCCCGGCTCCAACTACGCCCAGGTGGCCGGCGCCTTCGCCCGCGACACCGGGATCCGCGCGAAGGCCTTCACCCCCACGTCCACCATCGAGGCCCTGGTCGACCGCTTCGACCGCGAGGGCGCGGCGGATGCCCGCCAGCGCGCCGCCACGGCCGGCCAGGTCGCCGCGAACGAGCCCCCCGCGACGGCGGCGGGCGGGGGACAGTAGAGGCGACGGCGAGCTTCGGCGCGGCGGCGGAGGGCCCTCACCCGGCGCCGCTACCGCGTCGCCACCCTCTCCCACCTTCGGGAGAGGGTACTGTACGGGCCATGTGCGGCGCGGGGCGGTCCTCGAGGACCGCCCCGCGCTTCGTCACTTTCGCACTTTCGCACTTTCGCACTCACGCACTTCAGTACATCCT is a window from the Longimicrobium sp. genome containing:
- a CDS encoding putative glycoside hydrolase; translated protein: MAHRRLPTRAPLLAVLALCTAACFDAETAADAASDAVVRSLAATPAEAHAPRSAPRPPQRPRDQAPPIIRGIYVNAYAAGDPRRRGPLLALTDTTELNAWVVDVKDEDGVRYASELPLAREATHEGSIPLRNLKALVDTLRAHGIHPIARIVVFKDPRLSRARPDWSIRTPEGGLWRDRQGITWVSAWDRRVWEYNLAIAEEAVRAGFTEVQFDYVRFPEAYRSLPRQVHPQAAGERTDAIAGFLAEAGRRLRPLGATVTADLFGLSMNEAADVGIGQQWERMSSTADAVLPMVYPSHYFPTHLPGIRRPNRMPYETVFTSVGMGVLRNRRLEAAGVEPARIVPWIQAFTATWNDRGYPYGSAQARAQIEAVHDLGLEDWIFWHPGSNYAQVAGAFARDTGIRAKAFTPTSTIEALVDRFDREGAADARQRAATAGQVAANEPPATAAGGGQ